Within Bacillus sp. E(2018), the genomic segment AAAAGACGAAGAATCAATGGTATGACTTAAAGAGATAACATCTTCAAAGTCACCAAAAGAAATGAGGAAGGATAAATAATCTTCTTCTGTTTCTTCTAATTCATCAAAATCTTCTTCTACTTGAAACTGTTGATCTAATATTTGCTCAATATTCTGATCAACGGGTAAATCCAATTTATCATCGCCTATAGGAAGCTCAATTTTTTTACCGTCTTTGGACATTTGAGCACGAGTTACAATTATTTCAAGACCTTTATCCAGAGCCTGAACTTGAATCCACAGTGGACCTTCTAATGGAAACTGCTCTTGCTGATGTGCTTCGTCCATCATTTCCCAAAAGAGTTCTTCTCCTCTTTCGCGATCAGACCATATTTCTTCACGATCGAAACCGCGATCTTCAATATCTCTGTACGTAATGAAAAATTTAATGGTGAACTCATTCACTCTTTCAATTTCCATTTCTGCTTCTCTCCCTTCTCTCCGGTTTGTTCGTGAAGGGATAAATACCCCTAGAAAAAAGCAATTCTTATTTCCAATCGTTCTCCGTCGAAAATCCATCAATCACAATTAAACCTCTTGTACCTTATTCTATGACAAAACGGAAAATATGGAAATAAAAAAGGCCTGTATAAACTGCCCTTTTTTACACCTGTACACACGTTAAATCTTAAGCTCTCAACTTGACGCATCAGGCCAAGCTGGACTATAATTCAAAGGTCTTTAAGGTTAACATATTGTACCATAATACAAGTGAAATTTCATTATTTACGGGGGGTTTACGTTTGGAAACAGAATTTCTGATATCATTGTTGCAGATCATTGCAATTGATATCCTTCTTGGCGGAGACAACGCTATTGTAATTGCCCTTGCCAGTAGAAACTTACCAGAAGCTCAAAGAAATAAAGCCATTTTCTTAGGAACTGGACTAGCTATTGTTGTTCGTGTAGTACTAACCATTGTAGCTGTTTATTTATTAAATATTCCTTTCTTATATCTAGCAGGAGGAATTTTACTTCTAATTATTGCTTATAAGCTGATTTTAGAAGAAGATGACGAGCTTGACGTTAAAGCGGGCAAGAACCTATCTGATGCTGTAAAAACCATCGTTTTTGCAGATATTGCGATGGGACTTGATAATGTACTGGCGGTTGCCGGTGCTGCACATGGGAATATCGTGTTAGTTGTGATTGGACTTTTAGTATCTGTTCCTATCATTATATGGGGAAGTAAGATAATATTGCACTTTATGGAAAGATTCCCTGTTTTAATTTATATTGGTGCTGGAGTACTTGCTTTCACATCAGCAGGAATGATTGTTGAAGAACGAATGATCCATTCTGTATTTGAAGGTAACGATGTTCTGAAATACGGTTTATATGTATTTTTAGTAGTAGGCGTGATTCTTGCGGGTATTTTAACGAACTCTTTCAAAAAGAAACGAGCTAATTAGTTTAAAAAATAAGTCCTTGCGTTATAAACGCAAGGACTTATTTTTTATTTATCGAAACATACAATAAAAAACTTCCGCTAACAGTTAGCGGAAGTTTTTCTTTATTCATTGACAAGACGCTGTGCTTCCATAAGTTGAAATGTACGTACACGTCTTGGCAAGAAACGACGAATTTCGTCTTCGTTATAACCAACTTGCAAGCGTTTTTCATCCAAGATAATAGGTCTACGCAATAATCCAGGATGGTCTGCAATCAATTGGTATAAGTCTTGCAATGGCATGGATTCGAGATTGATGTTAAGTTCCTGGAACGTTTTTGAACGAGTAGAAATTATCTCGTCTGTACCGTCCTCTGTCATTCTCAAGATTTGCTTAACTTCTTCTATTGATAAAGGTTCTGAAAAAATATTTCTTTCTTGATAAGGAATGTCATTCTCTTTTAACCATGCTTTTGCTTTACGGCATGATGTACAGCTCGGCGAAGTAAATAGTGTGACCATAGTGGAACTCTCCTTCCCCTCTCTCTGATTTAGGCACTTTAAAAAAGTTATTAAATCATTCATAGTATACTACACATTTTACATTTTCGGTAGAGGTTATACAGACTTTTGTACATTTTTACGAATTTGTCATACAAATGTAATACATCTACAAAATATTCTACACAACTTTTCCGTATCTACATATATATAGACGTATTACCCAAGAATAAGTTTCATAAAACATAAAAAAAGAATGTATTTATTTGAATGATTTGTTTCAACACTTAATTTATCATGATTATGATAGATAGATCAGATCAAAAAAAGGGGCTGTTAGTAGAAAGTATATCTTCCTTTAACAGCCCTATTTTATGCGATTGTCTTCTTAACTTGTGATGCTGGGCCTTTTCTAGAGATGCTCGGATTAAATTTCTTAAGGTTTTTCTTAAGCATTTCTTTCCATAGCTCTCGTTTTGTTTTCTTCTTTTTGTCCTTTTGTTTCATAACGCCTCATCCTCCTTTAAAAAGGAAAATCGTATTATTCTGAAGCAGGTTTTCCCGAATCATCTGTTGACTTATCATCAACAACTTCAGGTTTAGGTACTGAATTCTCTGTATCTAAAGTTAACACTTCACTTGCAGGCTGATAGGACTTTCCGTACAACTCACTATCTTTGTACGTGTGTATTTCATTATACGTCTTTTTCATGTTTTCATAAATAGTTTCTTCGGATTCTTTTGTTGGTGACCAATAAAGAATTTCCATCTCATTCACTTCATCCGTTGCGAGTGAGCGTCTTCTATACCCTATACTAGATGCGTGTTCAAATCCTTCACGAGTGTAGAAGCGTAACCTTTTTTCTGTGTCTGTATCTTCATAATCGACCGGTTCAACTTCTAAGATGATCGGCTTCCCTTTTGCTTTTAACTTTTCAATAAGCTTATGGCCGAGCCCCTGACCTCTAGCGTCTTTTGAGACAAATAAATAATCAATAAAAACAAAATCGGATAGTTCAACATACATCAATACGTGATACTGTCCTTCATCCTTGTGATAGATGTCACTCTTCTCGTCTAATAAAAGCTCCATATGTTCTTTAGATTTCATCTCTTCAATCGGAAAATATTGATTTAATTTCTCATACCAATTCATTTTTTCCCCATCAGCTCCTTAGATTTTAGTGATAATATATAGTTTTCCCTCTTTCTTCCTTTGTTATCATGAGATACAATAAAGAAAGAAGTACGTGGTGAACTCGTTGTGAAAAGGAGGAGTCCTCATTTGATTTCATTCTTTACCGATTTAACCTTGTTAGCACTTTGTGTTGTTGGAATTACAGCACTGATGGGAAGCATATCCCAATTCATCGCTATAAAATTGTTCGGTGGTAAAAAAGTTTTTCATTTTGTGGATAAATCGAAGTCTTTTCAAGAAAACTGGAGTCCTGTTAAAAGAAGATAAAATGCGAACAACCCGTGAATTTTGGGTTGTTTTTTACATTTCAAGTACGAACTACTTTATAATATAAGGGTAGCATACATAATAGAGGTGTACAAATGCATAGAAACCTTAGAACGTTCATCAACCAGTTAAGATCTGAAAAAGAAATTGTAGAGATTCATACAGAAGTCGATCCTTATTTAGAAATTCCTGAAATCCATAGACGTGTGATCTCTGAAGAAGGACCAGCACTTCTGTTTACAAATGTAAAAGGCAAGAATATTCCTGTTGTAACAAATCTATTTGGAACGATTAAACGAGTAGATATGGCTTTCGGTCCAAAACCAGAACAACTAGTAAAAGAACTAGTTGGATCAATCGATGAATTAATGCCTCCATCTCCTTCAGTATTATGGAAGAAAAAAGGCATGATCAAGGATGTATTATCACTTGGTACAAAAACAGTGAATAAAAACAAAGCACCACTGTTAGAAACATTTACGACGAATGTAAACATGCAGGATCTGCCGGCATTAACGGGCTGGCATTTAGATAGTAATCCATTCGTAACACTGCCACTCGTATATACTGAACATCCTGATAAGCATGAGCACAATCTTGGTATGTACAGAATTGAGATCAAAGAAAAAAACAAGACAGGCATTCACTGGCAGATTCACAAAGGTGGTGGTTTCCATCATTATGCAGCTGAACAAAAAAATGAAGCATTGCCTGTGACGCTGTTTCTTGGAGGACCGCCTTCTCTAATGATTTCAGCGATCGCTCCTCTTCCTGAAGCAGTTCCTGAGCTTATGTTTTCATCTATGTTAATGGGAGAAAAACTAAGTCTTGCACAAGTAGATGGCCACCCTCATCCATTAATCGCAGAAGCAGAGTTTGCGTTTGGAGGAGTCGTTCCTCCGCATGTCCGAGAACCTGAAGGACCTTTTGGCGATCATTATGGTTATTATTCATGGGCACATGACTTCCCAGTATTCAACGTTGATAAGATGTGGAAGCGAAAAGACGCCATCTATCCTGCAACAGTGGTCGGAAAACCAAAGCAAGAAGATTATTTTATCGGTGAATACCTACAAAGATTGATGAGTCCACTATTCCCTGTTGTTATGAACGGTGTACGAGATCTTTGGACGTATGCAGAAACAGGCTTTCATGCACTCGCAGGAGCTGTTGTTCGTGAATCATACTATAAAGAAGGGTTAGCGCACGCTTTCCGTATTATGGGTGAAGGGCAGCTGACGCTTACTAAGTTTTTAATGGTAACGAATAAACCAGTAAACCTTCAAAATTTCTCTGAACTTGCTGAAGGTGTACTTGAAAGATTTCTGCCTGAACGTGACCTTTTGATTATCCATGATACTTCTATGGATACTCTTGATTATACTGGCCGTAAATTCAATACAGGTTCAAAAGCAATTATGACTGGGTTAGGAGAACCTGTCCGCGAATTAAAACGTACTTATGATGGTGGTACCATTTCAGGTATCCATGATGTTGGCGTATTTTGCGGTGGCTGTTTAACCGTAAGCGGACCATCATTTGAAGAAGCACCTGACTTTGCAGAAAAACTGCTTGAGAATGGTCACGATTCTTTCAAAGACTGGCCGTTAGTTTTTCTTGTTGATGATGCATCCATTGCAGCAACACAGGCTGAATTTTTGTGGACAACCTTTACACGATTTGATCCAGCATATGATGTATACGCAAAGAGTACGATAGACAGAAATCGTATAAAATATGAAGGAACAATTATTATTGATGCTAGAATGAAGCCTTTCTATCCCGATGTAGTTGAAACTCGTGAAGATATAGATCAATTAGTGACTGACCGTTGGGATGAGTACTTTAAAAAATAATCCTCTCTATAGTTTAGCAACAAAAAAAGAAGCGATTTCGCTTCTTTTTTTGGTTATTTTAGTTGATAAATTGTCCATATGGTGTTATTGTATATAACAATATACATTTTTAGAGAAAGGAGAAATCACATGCGAAATATTAGCTTACTTGATTTATATAACCACCCTCATGTACAAAAATATGTGAAACGTTCAGGAATGGTTCATGCCATCTCAACAGCTTATCATGCATACCGTCTGTCTCAAAAATTTGGTGTGGATCCTGATTTAGCGACAAAGGCTGCTTTTCTTCATGATATCGGTCACTATACATGGTATAAAAATGGTCATTGGGACTATGACATGTACAAAGAAAATGATATTCATGCGATTAAAGGTGCAGAACGTGCACATCGAATTTTAGTGTCTCTCGGTGAAGACCGTAAGAATGCAAAAGAAATTGCTCTTGCTATTTTACTGCACACCGATTCCTATCTACCTGCTGGGTCGTTAAACCTTAATCCGTTGCAAAAAGTTGTTGCTTTGGCAGACGAAGCAGATGAAGAACCAGGCGGAAGCCACCACTATCGGACGATTAGTGATATGAAAGCTATAACCATGATCAAAAAATTAGATGAAATGGTAGATGAATATCATGAAGAAGAAAAAGTAAAACACTCTGTTTCCTAAGGAAGGAAAAGAGTGTTTTTAACATTCTTACATAATTTTTTAATTAATAAGCTACAAACCCAATAGCTTTTTCACTAGAATACGTTCCAATCGTGCTTCCAAATCGAGTGTAGATCACTTTTGGAAAACTAGATAAAGAAAATAGTTCTTCAAATTCTTTGATTACCTCGTCAGTAGAAGGAAAACTATGAATGAGGTAAAGAGTCTTTTCAGGGTTTTCTTCTCTCCATTCAGAAATATATTCTTTCATTTTCGAAAGACCCTTCTTACTACCTCTAAATTTCCCAATCGTTTCAACTACGCCATCAATGATTGAAATCATTGGCTTAATATTTAACATTCCAGCGATAGCGCCTTGAACAGCAGATATTCTTCCACCTTTTTTCAGGTTTTCTAACGTTTCTAGAAGTACATAAGCTTTAATCCCCGACTTTGTTTTCTCTAAGTTACTCATCATTTCACTGATAGACTTACCTTCACGTGCCATCTCAATCGCTTCATTCAATAAGATCTGTACACCGCCTGAAGCGATTCCTGAATCAAGAATGATCACTTTTTCTTGCTCTTCTTCATTTAACATACTCTTACCAATCGTAGCACTTTGAACCGTGCCACTTAAGTTAGATGAGATGCCAATGTATAGGACATCATGCCCTTTATCTACCTCTTTTTGAAAAGCTTCATAAAAAGACTGTGGAGAAGGCTGACTTGTTTTAGGCAATTCTGGTTCCATACTCATACGTTTATAAAATTCATCTTCAGTAATGTTCACACCATCTAAATAATGGTCTTCTCCAAATTGCACATTCAAAGGTACAACCGTTAACGAATAATCCAGTTTCTCAAGATCTATTTTAAGGTCACTTGCGCTATCAACTATAAAACTAAGGTTCATATTGTTCTACCCCATTTCTGCTTCTCGATCAATTATTAGGGATGTATAAAGGTTTGTATACGCTTTACACACTTCTATTAGTTTAACATAAAAACGACCTCCTGTATTATAGGAGATCGTTTTAAATGTGTTAATTCTGTTGCTTTACAGCTTCTTCATCATAAAGGTGACATGCTACCCAATGACCTTCTCTAGCTTCTTGCCATTTAGGTTTAACAGCTGCACACACATCCATTGCATGTGGGCAACGTGTACGGAAACGACAGCCACTTGGAGGGTTGATCGGACTCGGAACATCTCCCTCTAAGATGATGCGTTCACGGCTTCTTTCAAGTTCAGGATCCGGAACTGGAATCGCTGATAAAAGTGCTTGTGTATACGGGTGAAGCGGCTCTTCGTATAGCTCATCACTTGTTGTAAGCTCTACGATATTACCTAGGTACATTACACCTACACGATCAGAAATATGTTTAACCATAGATAGATCATGGGCAATAAATAGGTAAGTAAGTCCTCGCTCTTTTTGCAGTTCCATCATCAAGTTAACAACTTGCGCTTGAATCGATACGTCTAGAGCTGAAATCGGCTCATCAGCAATAATGAAGTCTGGATCTACTGCTAGTGCACGAGCAATCCCGATACGTTGACGCTGTCCACCTGAGAATTCATGCGGGTAGCGGTTTGCGTGCTCTTTATTTAATCCTACTGTTTCAAGTAGTTCGTAGACACGATTTTCACGGTCTTTCTTTGTTTTCGCCAATCCGTGGATATCAATACCTTCAGCAATAATATCCTTAACCGTCATACGCGGATTAAGAGAAGCGTACGGATCTTGGAAGATCATTTGCATTTTGCGGTTGAATTTCTTTAACTCAGAACGAGATTTTTTATCATGAACATCATCGCCTTCGTAAAGAACCTCACCTTCAGTAGCATCATATAGACGGATAATCGTACGTCCAGTTGTAGATTTACCGCAACCCGACTCACCTACAAGTCCAAGTGTTTCTCCTTTATAGATATCAAAGGAAACATCATCTACAGCTTTTAGTACGCCCTTTTTTCCAGCTGGGAAATACTTTTTAAGATTTCTTACTTCTAATAATTTTTCTCTTTCTACTACTGCCATTATCGAGCACCCCCAACTAATGCCTCTTCCGGCGGTTCAACTTTTGGCGCTCGCTCATCTAACAACCAGCAAGCTGCTTTGTGAGAAGAAGATACATCTGTAGCTTCAGGCATATTCTCCAAACAAACTTCCATCGCATATGGACAACGCGCTGCAAACGGACATCCTTTTGGAGGATTCATAAGATCAGGCGGTGTTCCTGGAATGGCTAAAAGTTCTTTTGATTCTGCGTTTAATTTAGGCATTGATGCCAATAGCCCCCAAGTGTACGGGTGCTTCGGCTTATAAAAGATTTCATCAACTGTACCAGTCTCAACGATCATACCACCGTACATTACAGCTACACGCTGAGCTAAGTTAGCTACAACACCAAGGTCATGTGTAATTAAGATAATCGCTGTACCTGTTTTATCTTGTAGATCACGCATCAAGTCAAGAATCTGTGCTTGAATAGTAACGTCAAGTGCAGTTGTCGGTTCATCCGCAATTAGTACTTTTGGATTACATGATAGTGCAATCGCGATTACTACACGCTGACGCATTCCACCTGAAAATTGGTGAGGATATTCATCCACACGAAGCTCAGGATTCGGAATACCTACTAGTTTTAATAAGTTAACAGCACGTTCTTTTGCTTCACTCTTGCTCATGTTTTGATGCTTACGAAGCCCTTCCATGATTTGTTTCCCGATTGTCATCGTCGGATTAAGTGATGTCATCGGATCTTGGAAAATCATCGAGATTTCAGCACCACGAATTTTTTCCATCTCACGTTCAGAAGCTTTTGCAAGATCTTTACCTTGAAACTTAATAGATCCTTGCTTGATCGAACCAATTTTATTTGGTAAAAGTCTCATGATTGATTTCGAAGTTACTGATTTACCTGAACCAGACTCACCAACGATGGCAAGTGATTCACCTTTATCTAATGTAAAGCTAACGCCACGAACAGCCTTAACTTCTCCCCCATACGTCTGGAAGGAGACATGTATGTTATCTAACTCTAATAGTTTTTCCATTTATATAATCCCCTTCCTATCTTCTCATCTTAGGATCTAGCGCGTCACGAAGACCATCACCAAGAAGGTTAAAGCTGATCATCAGTATACATAATACTGAAGCAGGATAAATTGCTAAGTGAGGATAGATTCTAATGGACCTAAACCCATCCGCAATCAAAGATCCTAGAGACGCGATCGGCGGCTGAATTCCTAAACCAATAAAGCTCAAGAAAGATTCAAAGAATATTGCCCCAGGAATAGTAAACGTACTTGTAACGATAATTGCACCTAGTGTATTAGGTAAAAGGTGCTTAGAAATCAATCTACCATTGGTAGATCCAAGCGTTCTAGATGCTAATACGAATTCACGGTTTCTTAACGAGATAATTTGAGCACGAACGATACGTGACATCCCGATCCAACCTGTTATTACGAGTGCAAGAGTAATTGAGAGTATCCCTGGATCTAGTATGATGATAAACAAGATAATAACCACTAGATTAGGAATACCAGACAATATTTCAACAAAACGTTGCATGATATCATCCGTTCTACCACCGTAGAATGCGGAGATTCCACCGTACGCAACTCCAATAATTAATTCAATTGCTGAAGCTAGAAATGCAATGTATAAAGAAATCTGAGTACCTTTCCATACACGTGTCCATTGATCACGACCAAGACTATCGGTCCCAAACCAGAAGTAATCTCCTTTAGGAACATTTTTCATTTCATATTGATTTACATCTCGAATGTCTACACCATTTACCCCTAGGAACTCAATTTTCTCCAGACCAGGAATTTTGGGTGGCAGATTAGCTCTCATTAATTCTTGATCATCGATTCCGTATTTTGTTAGAGTTGGTGCAATTAATGAAAAGACAATGATGAACGCGATGGCAAAAAGACCTAACATCGCACCTTTATTTTGTTTAAGACGTCTAAAGGCATCTTGCCAAAAACTTAAGCTTGGTTTAGAAATTTCTTCGGCTCTGTTTGAATCTAGGTTCGCTGGGCGGAATAAATCAGGTGTTAGTTTGCGTTCTGACATGCTCATTATGATTTACCTCCTGCTACACGAATACGTGGATCGATAATTCCGTATAAAATATCTACGACTAAAATAATCGCTACAATTAAGAAACTAAAGAAAAGTGTTGTACCCATAATTACTGGGTAGTCATTTACCTGGATCGCTTTTACGAATTGCTCTCCGATTCCAGGGATAGCAAATATGTTCTCAATTACTAGTGATCCTGTAATAAGTCCGATTGCCATTGGTCCAAGAATTGTGACAATTGGAATTAAGCTATTTCTTACAGAGTGTTTGAAAATAACAGATGCTTTACTAACTCCTTTAGAACGAGCCATAAGGATGTAATCAGTACCTAGTATCTCAAGCATTTCAGTACGCATGAAACGAGCTACTGTAGCTATAACTCCTACGGATAAAGAGAATGCTGGCAATATGTGATATTCCGGCCCGTTCCAAAAGGCAACTGGAAGCCATTGCAATTTCACACCAACGTAGTATTGCAAAAGTCCTGCAAATACGAAGGAAGGTATCGCGATACCGAATACAGCGATGACCATTGCACCATAATCCAGGAATGTATTATGTTTCAACGCAGCCATAATACCCAGTAATAAGCCGACTATTGTACCAAAAAGCAAAGCTTCAAAACCAACAGTAGCTGATGGTCCCATACCATTGACAATTAATGAATTGACGGTACGTCCATCAAACTGAAACGTATATCCTAAATCACCCTGTGCCAATTTCGTAATATAGTTGATATATTGAACAGGCACCGGGTCATTTAACCCGTATTTTTCATTCAGTGCGTATCTTTGAGTTTCCGTTAACTTGTCTTGGTTGTTAAAAGGAGAACCCGGTAACAACTTCATTAAAAAGAATGTAATCGTTGCAATGATCAGCAAAGTTAATATCATGTATAAAACTCGCTGTGTAATATAACGCAACATTACAAACACCTCCCCCAAATGTTTCAAGCCTTAATATTTTGAAATCTTTCTGTAATATCTATCTTAAGGGACAAAATATTTTATATCAATAGAAAATATTCTTTTTTCGACATTTTCTGATTTCTTTCTCGTATTATAAAAATTTCCAGCTGTCCTTTTCATGGCAAAAAAGAGAGTACATGTCAGGAACACATGTACTCTCCTGAGAAAAACTATTTACTATTTTTCAATAGTACAATTATTGTTGCTTACCATCGATGTAGATCCACTTGTAAGAAGTATCTGCACCGAATAAGTGGTTAACTAGACCTTTAACGTAAGGTTTACGAAGTCCTACGATACCTTGTTGGTAAAGTGGAGAGATCGCTTGGTCTTCGAAAAGAACTTTCTCAGCTTCAAGCATTGTTTCCCAACGTTTCTTCGTATCAGTTTCTTTCTTAGCTGAGTTAATTAACTCATCATACTTAGGGTTTGAATAACCCATTTGGTTATGCGCGCCATCAGTAATGAACATGTCTAGGAAAGTCATTGGATCTTGGTAGTCAGGACCCCAGCCAGCATATGAGAAGTCATACTCGCCTTTAGACTCTAGCTCAAGCTTTTGTTTGAACGGTTGTGCTTTAATAGATACTTTTAATCCAGGTAGGTTCTTTTCTAATTGGTTCTTGATGTATTCACCAGTCTTTTTAGCGCCATCAGAATCGTAGTTTAGAAGCTCAAGAGTAAGCTCTTTCTTACCGATTTCTTCAAGTCCTTTAGCCCAAAGCTTTTTCGCTTCTTCAGCATCGAACTTACCAAGGTCTCCGTTAGTTTTACGGAAATCTTCGTTACCTTCAGGGCTGAACGTGAACTCACCAGGTACTAAGAAGTAAGCTGGAGTTGAACCGTTGTTAAGAAGTACGTCAACTAGTGATTGCTTGTCGTAAGCCATATCAATCGCTTTACGGATATTTACGTTTTTAAGTTCTTCTTTCTTTTGGTTAATACGTAGAAAATAAACAGCTGCATCCCCACGAGTAACTAGGTCTTCGTTATCTTTAAATTGATCTACGAACTCAGAGTTTAAGCCAACAGAGTCAACTTGACCTGTTTCGTAAAGGTTAACACCAGTAGCGATGTCTTTAACGATTTTCACGTTAACTTCATCAAGCTTTACAGTGTCTTTGTCCCAATATTGATCGTTTTTCTTGAACTGCCATCCTTCGTTATGCTTCCACTCAGAAAGTACGAAAGGACCATTGTAGATCATAGTGTTAGCTTCAAGAGAATACTTGTCAGCTTGTTTTTTAACATATTCTTCTTTTTGCGGGTAGAACGTTGCAAATCCAGTTAATCCTAAGAAGTAAGGAGCTGGAGCTTCTAATGTTACTTCTAGTGTCGTGTCATCAACTGCTTTAACACCTAATTGATCAACTTTACCGTATAATGGGTCGCCATCCGTTTGGATCGCGTTAGCGTTCTTAACAGGTCCCATGATGTAAGCATACTCAGAAAGAGTATCTGGGTGTAATGCTTTTTGCCAAGCGAAAACGAAATCTTTCGCAACTACTTGAGATCCGTCGCTCCATTTAGCGTCTGGGTTTAATTTAAATGTGTAAACTGTGCCATCTTCATTTACTTTGTGGCTTTCAGCTACACCTTCAGTTGGTTGGTTGTCTTTATCAAGACGGTACAAACCTTCGAAAACGTTGTTCATTACTTCGAATGAAACTTGGTCAGTAGCTTGAGAAGAATCCATTGAAGGAATTTCAGATCCATCTACTAAGTTAAGTACTTGTGGTTCATTTGGTGCTGCAGTGCCTGGCTCATCTTTATCTTTGTCCTTACCAGCGTCACCAGCTTTGTCGTCTCCGCCACTACAAGCAGCTAAGAACATGCTCAAAACTAGAACTAGAGTAAGAAGCAAAGACCATTTTGACTTCTTCATGAGTCGACCTCCCCTTTTTATCCTGTTAAATTGTTAGCAGATAAAAGCATCAAGAATTATCAGACATTTTCATCTACAAGTTCGATTATACAAGTTTTCAAACAATTGTGCATTTATTTTTTTTAAGAGTTTTACAAAAAGCCCATTATATTTACTTTTCCTTAACAAAAAATAGGTATATGTACCTATTACCAAACAGGGTTTATTTTCTGATAATTCTACAAATTTTACCATAATTATGTGTAAACTAGCATGAATATTACATTCTCGATTTTTTGTGAGGACAGTACATGCTTAACTTTGTAAGATAATTCGTCATTTTTATATTTCATTTGTTACAATGGGAGTAAAGTCTGACGGTATAATTCAAAAAATATGGTACATTTCTTTATGTTTATGGTGTAATTTTTACTAGATGGAGGCCTTCTACAGATGAACATACTTTTTAAGAGAATACTGATCATATCAGCGTTCCCTGTCGTGATAGCATTTGGTGTTAGTTTAATATCTTCCGGACCTTTTACCCTTGAAAAATACGTAAATACTTTATTTTATTTTGCATTGTCGATTGCACTTATTGGTATCGCATTATATGTAGCAAAAGGTGGATTTTTTGATTTCATTACGTACAGCTTTAAAAAAGTGGCGCGATCATTATCAAGACATCCAGAGATCGATGATGTTGTTTCATTTAAGACTAACTTTCAAGTATCAGAGCGAATTAACGTCTCTTATATGAAGTCGTTTTTATACAGCGGCTTACTTTTAACTTTTATAACAATTGCCGTTGCATATCTCTTGTAATTTGTGTATACTACAAAAAATAAATGTTATATGCGATGAGAAAGAAGAGTACATGATGTGAAGCTCTCAGAGAGCCTGTGGTTGGTGAGAACAGGCAGTGAATCATGATGGAATGGGCTTTTGAGCATTCTGACCGAACCCTTTTATAGTAGGCT encodes:
- a CDS encoding DUF3899 domain-containing protein; amino-acid sequence: MNILFKRILIISAFPVVIAFGVSLISSGPFTLEKYVNTLFYFALSIALIGIALYVAKGGFFDFITYSFKKVARSLSRHPEIDDVVSFKTNFQVSERINVSYMKSFLYSGLLLTFITIAVAYLL